The Pseudovibrio sp. Tun.PSC04-5.I4 DNA segment ATCTGGTTCATGTAATGCCCGCCCGGTTTCCCGGTAGGGGTGCCCGATTGGCAGAGAAACCTCACAACACTATGGAAGTTATTGTGAGCGAATTGGCCACGCAGCTTGAGAAGTTTGAAACTGTTTCGTTCGCTTTGCTCGGCTCTAGCATGGGTGGATGGGTTGCTTATGAGCTGGCCATGCATCTGAACAAACAGAACAGACCCCAGCCTACTGCCTTATTTGTACTGGCATCAGCGTCCCCTTTTTCCCCGCGTTCATTGCCGTTTCTGGAGGGTGGTTCGCGAGAAGAGATGATAGAGGAGTTGATCGGGTTCAATCCAGATTTTGCTTTGATCGCGGAGCATGATGAGCTGGTCGACATGCTGCTGCCGGCAATTATCGGCGATTTCAGACTCTGCCAAAACTATCATCCTCGAGTGCCTTGGCAAGTGCCTGTTCCCATTTTTGCCTTCGCTGGCACACAAG contains these protein-coding regions:
- a CDS encoding alpha/beta fold hydrolase, with amino-acid sequence MICFPQAGGDTSLYNRWKVGLGDLVHVMPARFPGRGARLAEKPHNTMEVIVSELATQLEKFETVSFALLGSSMGGWVAYELAMHLNKQNRPQPTALFVLASASPFSPRSLPFLEGGSREEMIEELIGFNPDFALIAEHDELVDMLLPAIIGDFRLCQNYHPRVPWQVPVPIFAFAGTQDKIVKRYKVDAWEKLSSQFVSIDEVDGGHFFIEQAPSEVLAKIKEHAKAVLDLTDGLVGAEHSK